A part of Halodesulfovibrio marinisediminis DSM 17456 genomic DNA contains:
- the fliM gene encoding flagellar motor switch protein FliM — MNKILAQDEVDALLRGLSGGEIESETDIPEDETGIVAFDLANQDRIIRGRMPVLEIVNDRFSRLCTNALSNAVRKRVELNPISIDMTKFGDFMRSLPVPTSINIFKMEPLRGNAIIVVDSRLVFALVENFFGGAGSQPKIEGREFTRIEQAIVDRVIKIALDNMEESWRPVHEVNLELVRSEINPQFAAIVPPSDVVVVITFEVELESAIGSLIVCLPYATIEPIRSKLHASFQTERLEVDHAWVSRLKERLLETPVDMKVRFGESKITGNQLLRLKVGDVLLLDTDTEDLLEATIEGVKKFHGISGTVKSNKAFQIVKEEEPSYT; from the coding sequence ATGAATAAGATTTTAGCACAAGATGAAGTAGATGCTCTGCTGCGTGGACTATCTGGCGGCGAAATCGAAAGTGAAACGGATATTCCGGAAGATGAGACTGGGATAGTTGCATTTGACCTGGCAAACCAGGACAGGATTATCCGCGGCCGTATGCCGGTTCTTGAGATTGTAAATGATCGCTTTTCACGTCTTTGCACAAACGCACTTTCCAACGCAGTGCGTAAGCGAGTGGAGCTGAACCCGATTTCGATTGATATGACGAAGTTCGGGGACTTCATGCGTTCTTTGCCTGTTCCGACAAGCATCAATATTTTTAAAATGGAGCCGCTTCGCGGTAACGCCATTATCGTTGTAGATTCCCGCCTTGTTTTTGCTTTGGTGGAAAACTTTTTTGGCGGGGCAGGAAGTCAGCCAAAAATTGAAGGGCGTGAATTTACCCGTATCGAACAGGCGATTGTTGACCGCGTTATAAAGATTGCGCTGGATAACATGGAAGAAAGCTGGCGCCCTGTGCATGAAGTTAACTTGGAGCTTGTTCGTTCTGAGATTAACCCGCAGTTTGCTGCAATTGTGCCGCCAAGCGATGTTGTAGTTGTTATTACCTTCGAGGTGGAGCTGGAAAGCGCAATCGGTTCATTAATTGTGTGTCTGCCTTATGCGACCATTGAACCTATCCGCTCCAAGCTGCATGCAAGTTTCCAGACTGAACGTTTGGAAGTTGACCATGCTTGGGTTTCCCGCCTGAAAGAACGTTTGCTTGAGACTCCTGTAGATATGAAAGTCCGGTTTGGGGAGTCAAAAATAACTGGTAACCAGTTGCTTCGCCTTAAAGTAGGAGATGTCCTGCTGCTGGATACGGACACCGAAGATTTGCTTGAAGCAACAATCGAAGGCGTCAAAAAGTTCCATGGAATCAGCGGTACGGTAAAATCAAACAAGGCGTTCCAGATTGTAAAAGAAGAAGAGCCAAGCTACACGTAG
- the truA gene encoding tRNA pseudouridine(38-40) synthase TruA, with translation MPRIKITVAYIGTRYVGWQIQPPKVEHPQPTIQGEIEKVLTAVTGTLVRVHGSGRTDSGVHADAQVAHFDLPEKWARVNWQKVFTTKLPHDIAVTSVETIDDEFHSRFSSIGKSYTYTLWLNNKYVLPARYPFVWKTGPLDIAAMETAAESLTGEHDFASFQNIGTDITRTVRTMTRISHNCPDYAQRESLPDELVWTFEATGFLKQMVRNLMGTLVACGRHKITPESVLDILAAKDRTVAPATAPACGLCMHKVFY, from the coding sequence ATGCCCCGTATAAAAATTACTGTCGCCTACATTGGTACCCGATACGTCGGGTGGCAAATTCAACCTCCCAAGGTTGAACACCCACAACCAACTATCCAAGGCGAAATTGAAAAAGTTTTGACCGCTGTCACCGGCACTCTAGTTAGAGTGCATGGCAGCGGTCGCACTGATTCCGGTGTACATGCAGATGCCCAAGTCGCGCACTTTGATTTGCCGGAAAAATGGGCACGGGTGAACTGGCAAAAAGTATTCACCACCAAACTCCCGCATGACATTGCTGTCACCAGTGTGGAAACAATAGATGACGAATTCCACTCCCGCTTCAGTTCAATAGGCAAAAGCTACACTTACACCTTGTGGCTTAATAATAAGTACGTGCTGCCTGCACGCTATCCGTTTGTATGGAAAACAGGTCCGCTGGATATTGCGGCCATGGAGACCGCAGCAGAGTCACTTACCGGAGAGCATGACTTTGCAAGCTTCCAAAACATTGGAACCGATATCACCCGCACAGTCCGCACAATGACCCGCATCTCCCATAACTGCCCTGATTATGCCCAACGTGAATCACTGCCGGATGAACTCGTGTGGACGTTTGAGGCCACAGGTTTTTTAAAGCAAATGGTGCGTAACCTCATGGGAACACTCGTAGCATGTGGCAGGCATAAAATTACACCGGAATCCGTACTTGATATTCTTGCCGCTAAAGATCGAACTGTAGCTCCTGCTACAGCTCCTGCATGTGGTCTCTGCATGCATAAAGTCTTTTATTAA
- a CDS encoding MotE family protein: MKKRQKNNNSSTKQQHLGSKLKLSKLCKLLGCAILFKLILVGSIVFDTDTQITSILPTSSEKNIETVADNTSLTLEERFAHVKESLPTPSATLTTTKAHAEEKEAPKKPAPEPKVEDSMTRDLLKNKQVELNRREQELTRLQATIDGKLAKLQALEKRLQVMLNNAKETQDKKMKHLVDVYSNMKGKQAAQVLESLDEEISVKILAGMRGRKAGEILTFVRPDKAARLSEALTNMQLPFE, from the coding sequence ATGAAGAAAAGACAAAAGAACAACAACAGCTCGACGAAACAGCAACACTTAGGTTCAAAGCTCAAGCTTTCTAAACTCTGTAAGCTTCTCGGATGCGCGATTCTGTTCAAGCTCATTCTCGTAGGGTCTATTGTTTTTGATACTGACACACAAATTACTTCTATCCTGCCGACAAGCTCTGAGAAAAATATAGAGACAGTGGCTGACAATACCTCTCTCACACTTGAGGAACGCTTTGCACATGTTAAAGAGAGCTTGCCAACACCATCAGCAACGCTTACTACCACCAAAGCGCATGCTGAAGAAAAAGAAGCGCCTAAAAAACCTGCTCCAGAGCCAAAGGTAGAAGATTCCATGACTCGCGACCTGCTTAAAAACAAGCAGGTTGAATTGAACAGACGCGAACAAGAACTCACTCGCCTTCAGGCAACCATCGACGGGAAGCTTGCTAAATTGCAGGCACTTGAAAAACGTCTCCAAGTCATGCTTAACAATGCAAAAGAGACGCAGGACAAAAAAATGAAGCACCTTGTAGACGTGTACTCCAACATGAAAGGGAAACAAGCTGCACAGGTTCTTGAAAGCCTCGATGAAGAAATTTCTGTAAAAATTCTGGCTGGCATGCGTGGACGTAAAGCAGGTGAAATCCTGACCTTTGTCAGACCGGACAAGGCTGCACGTCTTTCCGAGGCACTGACAAATATGCAGTTACCATTTGAGTAG
- the fliJ gene encoding flagellar export protein FliJ yields the protein MAPFKFKLQQVLEYRTQLEDQAKLVMAEVQRKYEKQVQRVDGLRESFAENQALMSSTSDPAQAWIIRNFLQGVRQDISTAEHRLLTLAQELHSARQDLTEKSQEKKLLEKLKENQAKRHAHEEKTKEQQQLDETATLRFKAQAF from the coding sequence ATGGCACCATTCAAGTTCAAGTTACAGCAGGTGCTCGAATACAGGACACAGCTGGAAGACCAGGCCAAACTTGTTATGGCTGAAGTACAACGCAAGTACGAAAAACAGGTACAACGCGTTGACGGCTTACGAGAATCGTTTGCGGAGAACCAGGCACTCATGAGCTCTACTTCAGACCCTGCGCAGGCATGGATTATCCGCAATTTCCTGCAAGGTGTGCGTCAAGATATCAGCACAGCTGAACATCGTCTCCTGACACTCGCACAAGAACTACACTCTGCAAGGCAAGATTTGACTGAGAAATCTCAGGAAAAAAAGCTTCTGGAAAAACTTAAAGAAAACCAAGCAAAGCGGCACGCACATGAAGAAAAGACAAAAGAACAACAACAGCTCGACGAAACAGCAACACTTAGGTTCAAAGCTCAAGCTTTCTAA